The sequence CTCGAAGCGGTACACGGCGTCGGTCTTCAGCCCCAGGCGCGAAGCGGTGCGCCGCAGCAGCACCGGGTCAAAGTGGGCCGCTTCGATGACCACACCGGTCGTGCCCGCTGTGACATGGCCGTGCTCGCCACCCACGATGCCGGCAATGCCCAGCACACCCTGGCCCTCCTTGGCTTTACCCGCCGAACCGAAGGCCTCGGCCACGCTGGAAATGCCCCGGTCGCGGCCGTCCAGAATCAGCAGGTCTTCCTGGCCTACCGTGTGCGTGCCGCCCAGCAGGTCGCGGACTTCTTCGCCCTGGCGCAGGCCGAAGCTCACCAGAATCTGGTCGCCCTGCACCTCGGCGCGGTCGTACATGGCGGTGGGCTGGCCCAGTTCCAGCATCACGTAGTTGCTGGCGTCCACAATCAGGTCGCGGGGGCGCAGGCCGCTCAGCGTCAGGCGGCGCTGCATCCACAGCGGGCTGGGGCCGTTCTGAAGCCCCGAGACCGTGCGCGCCACGAAGTGGTCGCAGCCGTCGCGGTAGGTGCCGGTGGTGTCCCGCTCCAGCACCAAGCCTTTGGGAGGCAGCGACACGGTGATTTCGCCGGGGCTCGTGGCCGCCGGGCCGGCGGGCGGCTCGCGCAGTTCCAGCTCCAAAAAGGCCGCCAGGTCGCGGGCCAAGCCCAGCGCGCTCAGCACATCGGCGCGGTTGGGGGTCACTTCTATGTCCAGCACGGAATCGGCAGGCCAGAGCGTGTGCAGTGGCGTGCCCGCCGGGGCCTCGCCGGCACGAATCAGCATCACGCCGGCATTCTGTTCCCCAATGCCCAGCTCCTTTTCGCTGGCCGCCATGCCCCAGCTCTCCACGCCCTGCAGCTCGCGCACGCCGTAGGTCATGCCGCCGAGAGTGGTGCCGGGAGTCACCAGGGCCAGCATGGTGCCCGCAGGCAGGCCCACCGCGTTGGGCGCACCGCTGGCGATGGTGCGCTGACCGTGCTCGGGGCCGGCATCAAAGGTGATTTTGGTCAGTTTGGTGCCTTCGATGGGCTCGGTGCTCAGGACTTCGGCCAGAATCACGCCCTGCGGGACGGTCGGCACGTCTTCCACGCCTTCCAGCGGCAGGCCAATCTGCGAGAAGATCGGCTCCAGTTCAGTGACGGGCGGCAAGGCGGGAATCAGTTCTTTGAGCCAGGAATAGGGAAGTTTCATAGGTTGACCTCGTCGGGGGCATGGAGGTGGGGGGCATGTTCGCGGACCAGAGCGCGCAGCACTTCGGGGACCAGATTCACCTCGTCCAGCCGGGACAGGTCCACCCACTGCGGGTCGTAGGAGTTGGCTGCACTGTTGCGGATGCCTTCGGGGCCGTCGCCCAGGCGCATCTCACCCCGGACAGCCCGGCACAGGAAGTAGTGTTCGTGGTTGTTCAGGTTGTCCAGCTCCAGCACCTGCTGGCCCACCTCCACGGTCAGGTTGACTTCTTCGAGCACCTCGCGGGCGGCAGCTTCGGCGGGCGTTTCGCCGTCCTCAATGCCGCCGCCGGGCAGGGTGGCGTAGGCGTGGCCGTTCTTGCGGCGCAGAATCAGCAGAATCTGGTGGTCGTTATAGATAAGCGCGGCAGCACGCTGTCTCATGGGGTTCCTCCTTGGGAAAGGGAGGCCGGGGCGGGCAGGTCGTCCTGCCACTCGCCCCCGGCCAGCAGGGAATGCTCGGGCAGCGGCTGGGCATACACGTACACCCAGGCCGTGCACACCGAGCCGTCCGCCAGCGTCACTTCACGCAGTTCGCGGTGGTAGAGGTTGGCCGCATCGCCCGGGCCACGGTAGCCTTCCAGCTCGTCTAGCCGCGCCAGTACCGCGTCCATTTGCGCGGACGGGTAGGTGTACAGGTAGCCCTGCACCTCTCCCCCAGTCTCGGCAAAGACCAGGCCCGGATAAGCGCCCAGATGGTGCAGCGCCGCGCCGCCGAGCGTGGCGGGCTGGGCCTGCGGCTGGGCCACGGCCGCAGGCCAAGCGGCATTGCGGTGCCCCGGCTTGAGCGTGCCGTACACGAAGACGTGCGGCGTGGCAAGCTGCGCGGCCAGGTACTGCCGCAGTGCGCCCAGATGCAGCGGATAAAACGTTTCTGGCCGGGCGTCCAGCAGGCCCTGCAGTTCGGTCAGCGGCACCCAGCGGGGGCTGTGGCTTTCGCCGCTGCCCTGCGGTTCTCCGGCTGCCTCACACAGGAAGGTGGTCAGCAAGATGGAATACCCACCCGACAGGTTCTGGGTGACACAGTAGGGCTGGAACGTCTGCACGCCGTAGCCCAGGCTTGCGCCCGTCCAGCAGGCGGCTTCACCTCCGATCTGGGTCAGGGTCAGGCCCGTTTCTTCGGCCACCTCACGGCGCAGGGTGTCGAACACGCTTTCGTACTCGCGCACCTTGCCGGCGGGCAGCTCCAGCAGGCCGTTTTCTCTACCCGCGCCGGGCTTGCAGCGGGTTTGCAGCAGCAAGCAGGGCACACCGCCCACCGTGCGGACGATAAGGGCCGCCGCACAGGGAACAGCGAAAGATTCAGTGGTGGGCGCAGGCAGCTCAATCATGGCACTATCCGTTCAGCTCACCCCGGAACTGCCCCATCACCTTGGGGTCGTTGGCGTAGAAGTAGCGGATGTCGGGAATGCCGTATTTCAGCATCGCAATTCGCTCCGGCCCCAGCCCGAACGCGAAGCCCGTTTTGCCCTCGTACACGCGCTCTTTGCCCGCTTGCTCGCGCAGGTCGTCCACGGCCCTAAACACGTTGGGGTGAACCATGCCGCAGCCGCCCAGCTCCAGCCATTTGCTCTCGCCGCGTGGGTTGTCCCAGTACACGGCGAAGTCGGCGCCCGGCTCCACGAAGGGGTAGTAGCTCGGCTGGAAGCGCACTTTGGCGCCCGCGCCGTACAGCCCGCGTGCCATTTCGGCAATCGTGCCCTTGAGGTCGGCCATGCTGATGCCGTCGCCCACCACCAGGCCTTCCAGCTGGTGAAACATCGCCTCGTGGGTGGCGTCGGTGGCCTCGTAGCGGTAGACCTTGCCCCGCGAAACCATCTTCAGCGGCGGCTCGTGCTCCACCATGTAGCGAATCTGCATGTTGGAGGTGTGGGTGCGCAGCAACCGGCCGTCTTCCAGCCAGAAGGTGTCCTGCAGCTCGCGGGCGGGGTGATACCAGGGGATGTTCAGGGCCTCGAAGTTGTAGTGCTCCTCCTCCACTTCCGGGCCTTCCACCACCTCGTAGCCCATCCGGCGGTAAATATCGGTCAGTTCGCTGTACACGCGGGTAATAGGGTGCAGGCCCCCGGCAGGCAGGCCCAGGCCGGGCAGGGTCACGTCAATGGCTTCGCCGCGCAGCCGGGCGTCCAGGGCTTCACGCTTGAGCACGCCCTCACGTTCGTCGAGCGCAGCCTGAATCGCGGTGCGCACCACGTTGATTTCCGCTCCGCGCGCCTTGCGCTCCTCGGGGGGCAGCTTGCCCAGCGCTCCCAACTCCTGGGTGACCAGGCCCTTTTTGCCCACGTAGCGGGTCTTGACCTGCTGCAGCGTGTCCAGGTCCTGGGCGGCTGCAATTTCCTGAATGGCTTGTTCTTGCATCGTTTCTCCTCTGTATCTCTTCTGGTGTATCTGTTCTGGTGTATCTGTTCTGGTGTATCTGTTCTGGTGTATCTGTTCTGGCTCCTGCTGACGGTCCACTATTGCTGGCGGTCCTGTGCTCCTGACGGTCCTGTACTGCTAACAGCGGCCCTGCACCTGCTTGCCAAAAAAACCCCCCGCCACAGGACAGGGCGGGGGAAGCACGGGGCCGAAAACTTTCAGCCCGGTGCGTTTCCCCCGCTGGTAAATGGCGAACGTGTACCCACAGCCCCTAACCTAGCGGCTGCGCAGCTGACCTGGCAAGCCGGGCTCGGGGCAGCAGCGAACCAGCACCCAGCAGGCAGGAATCCGCACCCAGGCGCCAGCCTTCGGGCATCAGTCTTCCGGTCTGGCGGCCTGCGGACTGCCGCAGACCACCCGCTAACATAGGGACGATGAAGGAGTGCCTTTGAATACCGAACTTGCCCTGCTGGTCACTGGCCTGCTGCTGCTGGTCAGTCTGGTGGTGGGCCGGGTCGGGGGCCGCCTGGGCGTGCCGGGGCTGCTGCTGTTCCTGGGCGTGGGGATGCTGGCCGGCACCGACGGCCTGGGAATTGAATTCAGCAACTACACGCTGGCGCAGGGCCTGGGAACATTGGCGCTGTGCTTCATCCTGTTTCAGGGCGGCCTGAGCACCGACTGGCGGGAAACTCGCCCCGTCGTGCCGCGCGGGCTGGTGCTGGCTACCCTGGGCGTGTTGCTGACCGCCGGCGTCATGGCGACCTTCGCCCACTATGTGCTGAGCCTGCCCTGGCTGATGGCCTGGCTGCTGGGCGCCATCGTCAGTTCCACCGACGCCAGCGCCGTGTTCTCGGTTCTGCGTGAGCGGCAGCTGGCCCTGACCGGCGATATCGCTCCACTGCTGGAATTCGAATCCGGCGGCAACGACCCGATGGCCGTGTTTCTGACCGTAGGCATCCTGACACTGATCGAGCAGCCGGAGCTGGGCGTGGTCAGCATCGTGCCGCTGTTCATCAAGCAGATGGTGATTGGGGCTGTGCTGGGATTCGCGCTGGGGCGGCTGGGCCTGCGGGCGCTGCGGCGGCTGCCGCTTCAGTTCGAGGGCCTGTATCCGGTGCTGACCATCGCCATCGCCCTGCTGATTTTCGGCGGCGCGGCGGTGGCGGGGGGCAGCGGATTCCTGGCGGTGTACATCGCCGGCGTCATCATCGGCAATGCCACCTTTACACACAAGCGCAGCCTGCTTTCGTTTCACGACGGCCTTTCGTGGCTGATGCAGGTGCTGATGTTCCTGACGCTGGGCCTGCTGGTGAACCCCCACGAGCTGCT is a genomic window of Deinococcus proteolyticus MRP containing:
- a CDS encoding potassium/proton antiporter translates to MNTELALLVTGLLLLVSLVVGRVGGRLGVPGLLLFLGVGMLAGTDGLGIEFSNYTLAQGLGTLALCFILFQGGLSTDWRETRPVVPRGLVLATLGVLLTAGVMATFAHYVLSLPWLMAWLLGAIVSSTDASAVFSVLRERQLALTGDIAPLLEFESGGNDPMAVFLTVGILTLIEQPELGVVSIVPLFIKQMVIGAVLGFALGRLGLRALRRLPLQFEGLYPVLTIAIALLIFGGAAVAGGSGFLAVYIAGVIIGNATFTHKRSLLSFHDGLSWLMQVLMFLTLGLLVNPHELLPTAGAAMLAALVLVFVARPLSVFASLLPFGMPLREVSMVAWVGLRGAVPIVLATFPLLAGVPYAQSLFNLVFFMVLTSVLLQGTTLPQVARLLGVRGTFEEPTHHPISFTPTGRGKNDMVEVEVGSGSPADGAMIMDLPLPEEALIMLVHRQGEYLVPKGPTELRGGDSLLVLATPSELDELRRCLQAPA
- the pheS gene encoding phenylalanine--tRNA ligase subunit alpha — encoded protein: MQEQAIQEIAAAQDLDTLQQVKTRYVGKKGLVTQELGALGKLPPEERKARGAEINVVRTAIQAALDEREGVLKREALDARLRGEAIDVTLPGLGLPAGGLHPITRVYSELTDIYRRMGYEVVEGPEVEEEHYNFEALNIPWYHPARELQDTFWLEDGRLLRTHTSNMQIRYMVEHEPPLKMVSRGKVYRYEATDATHEAMFHQLEGLVVGDGISMADLKGTIAEMARGLYGAGAKVRFQPSYYPFVEPGADFAVYWDNPRGESKWLELGGCGMVHPNVFRAVDDLREQAGKERVYEGKTGFAFGLGPERIAMLKYGIPDIRYFYANDPKVMGQFRGELNG
- a CDS encoding NUDIX hydrolase gives rise to the protein MRQRAAALIYNDHQILLILRRKNGHAYATLPGGGIEDGETPAEAAAREVLEEVNLTVEVGQQVLELDNLNNHEHYFLCRAVRGEMRLGDGPEGIRNSAANSYDPQWVDLSRLDEVNLVPEVLRALVREHAPHLHAPDEVNL
- a CDS encoding gamma-glutamylcyclotransferase, which gives rise to MIELPAPTTESFAVPCAAALIVRTVGGVPCLLLQTRCKPGAGRENGLLELPAGKVREYESVFDTLRREVAEETGLTLTQIGGEAACWTGASLGYGVQTFQPYCVTQNLSGGYSILLTTFLCEAAGEPQGSGESHSPRWVPLTELQGLLDARPETFYPLHLGALRQYLAAQLATPHVFVYGTLKPGHRNAAWPAAVAQPQAQPATLGGAALHHLGAYPGLVFAETGGEVQGYLYTYPSAQMDAVLARLDELEGYRGPGDAANLYHRELREVTLADGSVCTAWVYVYAQPLPEHSLLAGGEWQDDLPAPASLSQGGTP